In one window of Ruminococcus hominis DNA:
- a CDS encoding ParB/RepB/Spo0J family partition protein: MKNRSGEKIKLASIDELLGVVNEESAMEIEISKIHPFKNHPFKVLDDEKMQDLVESVRINGVLTPVLLRMDDNEEYEMVSGHRRMHAAQLAGLTTIPAIVRELSDDDAVIAMVDANIQREELLPSEKAFAYKMKMDAMRRTAGRPTKENPRQNVGNYETADLIGKDNGESGRQVQRYIRLTELIPELLDLVDKKKLQFTVAIDISYIDKEVQGWIYEYISDTGFIKPKQIAALRNQLNDGPINQIQMLSIFNNCVMAKKVSRSLTFSEKKLTKYFPDDYTAKDMEQVIESLLEKWMQEQSC; the protein is encoded by the coding sequence ATGAAAAATAGAAGTGGCGAAAAGATTAAACTGGCAAGCATTGATGAACTGCTGGGTGTGGTAAATGAAGAATCTGCAATGGAGATAGAAATCAGTAAGATCCATCCGTTTAAAAATCATCCGTTCAAGGTGCTGGATGATGAAAAGATGCAGGATCTGGTTGAAAGTGTAAGGATCAATGGAGTACTGACACCGGTACTGCTTCGAATGGATGATAATGAAGAATATGAAATGGTATCCGGTCATAGAAGAATGCATGCAGCACAGCTTGCAGGACTTACGACTATTCCGGCAATCGTAAGAGAATTATCGGATGATGATGCCGTGATTGCGATGGTGGACGCTAACATTCAGCGAGAGGAACTGTTACCGAGTGAGAAAGCATTTGCATATAAGATGAAAATGGATGCTATGAGAAGAACAGCAGGTCGTCCGACCAAAGAAAATCCCCGACAAAATGTCGGGAATTATGAGACGGCAGATCTCATTGGAAAGGATAATGGAGAAAGTGGACGACAGGTTCAAAGATATATTCGTCTTACGGAATTAATACCAGAACTTTTAGATCTGGTAGATAAGAAAAAGCTCCAATTTACAGTTGCTATTGATATCTCCTACATCGATAAGGAAGTACAGGGATGGATCTACGAATATATCAGCGACACCGGATTCATCAAACCAAAACAGATTGCAGCACTCAGAAATCAGCTGAATGATGGACCAATCAATCAGATTCAGATGTTATCGATTTTCAATAACTGTGTGATGGCAAAGAAAGTATCCCGGTCTCTTACTTTCTCAGAAAAGAAACTGACAAAGTATTTTCCGGATGATTATACAGCCAAAGATATGGAGCAGGTGATTGAATCATTATTAGAAAAGTGGATGCAGGAACAGTCCTGTTAA
- a CDS encoding DUF6017 domain-containing protein, translated as MEKKMTFNYFYGTEADQFSFYRIPKALFTDSYFKDLSSDAKILYGLMLDRMSLSIKNQWFDDKNRAYIYFSIEDIMELLNCGRNKAIKSMRELDDETGIGLIEKRRQGFGKVNVIYVKTFMPEKTDEKKFGEELEKFKKQTSVENEEPAEVYNLNFMKSQNQTSRSPENKLQEVYISNPNNTNLSYTEMNDNKSNPIISVDEKRFDSDNRSEDYQAYENLVKETIDYESLEVTHHDDMRQVDEIVNLIVETVMCKNDKILIASNWYPASLVKKKFLMLTYSHIEYVLHCMRGNTTKVKNIKKYLLASLFNAPSTMNGYYQAEVNHDMPGLVR; from the coding sequence ATGGAGAAAAAAATGACATTTAATTATTTTTACGGTACCGAAGCTGATCAGTTCAGCTTCTACCGCATACCAAAAGCATTATTTACAGACAGCTATTTTAAAGATTTATCAAGCGATGCTAAAATTTTATATGGACTGATGTTGGATCGAATGTCTCTTTCCATCAAAAATCAGTGGTTTGACGACAAAAACAGAGCATATATCTACTTTTCCATCGAAGATATCATGGAATTACTGAACTGTGGCAGAAATAAAGCCATCAAATCCATGAGAGAGCTGGATGACGAAACAGGAATTGGTCTGATTGAGAAACGCAGGCAGGGATTTGGAAAGGTGAATGTTATCTACGTAAAAACCTTTATGCCTGAGAAAACAGATGAGAAAAAATTTGGAGAGGAATTAGAGAAGTTTAAAAAACAAACTTCTGTGGAAAATGAAGAGCCTGCAGAAGTTTACAATTTAAACTTCATGAAGTCCCAAAATCAAACTTCTAGAAGTCCCGAAAACAAACTTCAAGAAGTTTACATTTCAAACCCTAATAATACTAATCTTAGTTATACTGAAATGAATGATAATAAATCTAATCCTATCATATCTGTGGATGAGAAAAGATTTGATAGCGATAACCGCTCTGAGGATTATCAGGCTTATGAAAACCTTGTCAAAGAGACCATTGATTATGAATCACTGGAAGTAACCCATCATGACGATATGCGACAGGTAGATGAAATCGTGAACCTGATCGTAGAAACTGTGATGTGTAAAAATGACAAGATATTGATTGCCAGCAATTGGTATCCGGCATCACTGGTGAAGAAAAAATTTCTGATGCTGACCTATTCACATATCGAGTATGTCTTACACTGTATGCGTGGTAACACCACCAAAGTGAAGAACATCAAGAAATATTTATTAGCATCCCTGTTTAATGCACCGTCTACGATGAACGGGTATTATCAGGCAGAGGTGAACCATGATATGCCAGGACTGGTAAGATAG